ATCCATCTTGCAGAGGAAAAGATCTCCTACACGTGGTCATTTCCTTTAAAACCCCTTTCTGGTCTAAAAACATCAAACTCTTTATCCACGTGCAAAAGGTACTGatggaaaaagacaaaggcaacCTTGCTGAGCCGGTGTTGAAGCACAAAGAAGCCACCCCAAGAGAAAGGGGAGAAGGAAGAAACACCCCTAAACCTGGATCTCAGAAGATGCATTAACCAATTCTATATTATTTCATAGTGTTACACTATAATTAGGAGAGGGGCTCAAATCCTGATTCAGGCAGAAACCCGGGCTGTCCCCAAATGAGGATTACAATCCGACACCAAATGGCCCatagcaaaggtttctgcagacaCTATTTTCTGTAGGTAAGCCCTGGCGGGAAAGCACTGCTCACACACCTGGGAATGCGGAATAACACACTATTACGGGGCCATTTACAACTAAGTGGAGCAGGGCAGCGCTGTGCCACAGAGAAAAGGGTAGACatgcaaaacatttacaaaatacagtacatttctgttctCTCCACCTATACTGGTGCCcttgtggctgcctagcgccaacacaggcacccttgcaccgtgatgCAAGGGTGCCCGAATTGCAGGCAggcttgttttgtgcaggaaaggacaccttcctgcacaaaaacaatccatgtaggtgttttcctctctccatgtgtcgTGCACTATGCAGGAGACCTAGAAAGAGGGAAATACGAGgataaataaagacatttctcctcgttacgcatcCTCTGGGGAGGCGTACAatactgacgcattcccaggtttacagaggcttgtaaatctgggaatgtgtcaaaatccatgcgtgTAGCGTGGGCAAAACCCacctcaatgcccatggaacgACCCCGACGCAGTGTAAGGTAACGCAGAGACTTGAACAGCGTTGCCTTACTCCGTATCtacgaggccattcaaagccacacaaagtggcggtTTCGATGTagctatgggtctgcactctgcgcccCTAAAGTGTCAAAATGTGATGCGCCAGTGGggctaggtgcttgtaaatatggccatgtGTATTATGCCATGCCCTCTTTTCTGGACAAGATTAAACATGTAAGATATTCCACCGCGTGCACCAACCGCATGTAATCTGTATTCGCAGGAAGGATCATTAGCGCCGGGAAGGCCACGCAATTCGTCAGCCTCATGGACCATGAGTAAGAGAGTGTGTTATTTATATGTCAGACTGGAGGCGGAGGAGTGGCCTAACTTTCTGGGCTGGCACTGCCCTGATGGTCTGGCAGATATAAGAATGGGCAGAGCCAGCAATGAGATTAGGTACCATAAAACATTTATAGTTTGACATTTATAgtgattttgtttttgtgctgGGAGGTTCCCTTTGAtcgagatgccccccccccccccccccaggttccTATAATTAGCCACAGCTGGTACATCCAGGGGTATGTATCCAAAAATGTAAACATGTTCCCTTAAATGTGCAGTGCTGTACTCCTACCTGGATGCTGATGTAAGGCCACATGAGATGCACTTGCTGGGAGATGATACGTCTTTACCAATCACCCTTCATCTGCGGATATTACTGGGGGGTTCCCCAGACTAATAATTACAGACTGTTTGTAGGAAGGCAGAGGGCAGATTTACAGGTATTAAAGGCGCCCTCTCCCTTCCCAACTACCCACCTCCTTATCCATATACGCGTAGGAATGTGGACAAAATAACTTTGAGAAAAAAATTACTACCAGTAGTATCAAAATACATATATCAGGCATGTATGTTGTCTCAACGTACTCAGATCAGTAAAGTCCACTTTACTCCACGGTCACTGAGAGACAGTCAGAAGCCTTCTTCTCAAAGGGCCCTCACGCTCCAACCAGCCccccagcacccctcaccccactcCCTTCAGGAAGGGGTTCACCCATGCTCCTCCACGGACATGCCTGGCTCGAAAGAATCAGTAATGCTTGTTGTATTCAAAGAATGTTTAATAACCTGTGCTGGTGATAAATAAACCTGAACATGCCTTCAACAAACATTCAAACTTGTGTTGGTGTTGAGGGGGGGCTGGTTAGTGAACCGTTTGACCTTCAGTTAGAAATCCCAGATTTGCCACTGTTCTTCACCCACCACTGAGGGCCACTGAGGGCCTCCTGCCCTGTGATCCAGAGACCATTCAATCAAAAGCCGTAAGTCTGCACTGCGGCAATACCTAATTCTGGCCACCAGAGGCCGGGGCAGACCAGGGTGACCACTGTCCCTTGACCAATCTGTTCCTCACTGCCTTGGAGGAGAGGGGATGTTTATGTAGCGCCAAGAAAGAGTGAGCGTGCTGAGTGAATAAGGCAGGACTTCAGTGACCTTGAAGGATGGATGAGGTCTATCGAGTCCCAGCACAGACAAGGCACGTCCCATGCAACTTCCTCTGACGTAAGGGACCAACTGGAGAGAGCACAGCAACAGCACCCCCTCATCACTGGGTGCCCCTATATAATAGAGGCTGTCATGGAATATTACTGGGGTGCTGAGAACCTGAGGGCCCCTCTACTAGACTTGACAAGAAACTGAAGGATGGGGGTTCAAGTGTCTATATCCCCAAATAAGGGTGAGCAGTACCCTTGGACCACTTGGCGCCCCTGAGAGATGAGCTAACATGGGCGTGGTTTTAAAGTCCCAATAAGGACCGGGCCCTGACACCTGCTCATGCCCCTGAAGATGGGCGGTGGGGTGCGGGGGGCAATAAGAGGCCAACTACAGGGTCCCACCGAAGCCAGCCTCCCTAGACCTGCTCTTGTGCTAAAGAACGCGGGTGCCTATGGGATACTTATAGGGCCCCAATGAAGAGAGACCCGTGGCAGCATCCCTAGAAAGATGTGGGGATAGGGGGCATTTCTGGGGCACTGATAAAAGAGGGGTGGCAACCGCTCACCAAACGATGCCACGAAGGAAGGGGGCTTTAAAGGGACATTTAAGGAGGCCCCTTGAGGAGTAAGACAGACCAACCATGGGACACCCCTTGTCCCTGGGGAACGGGGTGCCCCGAGTATTTATAGGGTCCCAATGTAGAGAGGTCAGCAGCCGTAGACCTGATCTTGCCCCCTGAAAGATGGGGGGCTGCCCAGTCTTGGGTATTAATGGGGTCTCTATGAAGACAGCCAAGCACCCCAAGGCCTGTGCATGTCGCAGAAAGATGGGGGGGCTTTAAGGTGTGGCACCATCGCCCTTTAGCCTAGTGAGGCATTTATAAAGGGGGGGGCACTGAATAATACAATGCAGTGCCCCTAAACCAGCACACCTTTGGCTCCCCGGCGGCGGCACCTACAACATCATTTAAGGGGCGCCCCGTACAACAGACAACAGAGCCCTTTAGAGCAGTGCCGGCCTTCAGTGCTCCTGTAGGGTCGCTAGAGGGGTGGGCACTGCAGCTCTCCATGTGGTCGGCAGTActctcagatgtggtggtaactgCGGCTCTCCATGTGTTGGGCAGTACTTTTAGATGCGATGGGCACTGCAGCTCTCCATGCGTTGGGCACTGCAGCTCTCCACGTGGTCGGCACTGCAGCTCTCCATGTGGTCGGCACTGCAGCTCTCCATGTGGTCGGCACTGCAGCTCTCCATGTGGTCGGCACTGCAGCTCTCCATGTGTTGGGCACTGCAGCTCTCCATGTGTTGGGCACTGCAGCTCTCCATGTGTTGGGCACTGCAGCTCTCCATGTGTTGGGCACTGCAGCTCTCCATGTGTTGGGCACTGCAGCTCTCCATGTGTTGGGCACTGCAGCTCTCCATGTGTTGGGCACTGCAGCTCTCCATGTGTTCGGCACTGCAGCTCCCCATGTGTTCGGCACTGCAGCTCCCCATGTGTTGGGCACTGCAGCTCTCCATGTGTTGGGCACTGCAGCTCTCCATGTGGTCGGCACTGTAGCTCTCCATGCGTTGGGCACTGCAGCTCTCCATGCGTTGGGCACTGCAGCTCTCCATGTGTTGGGCACTGCAGCTCTCCATGTGTTGGGCACTGCAGCTCTCCATGTGTTGGGCACTGCAGCTCTCCATGTGTTGGGCACTGCAGCTCTCCATGTGTTGGGCACTGCAGCTCTCCATGTGTTGGCACTGCAGCTCTCCATGTGTTGGGCACTGCAGCTCTCCATGTGTTCGGCACTGCAGCTCCCCACGTGTTGGGTAGTACTCTCCTGGTGTGCTGGGCACTGCAGTGCTCCAGACACTGCAGCTCTCCACGTGTGGGGCAGTATTCTCCTTGATGTGTTAGGCACTCCATCTGTCCAACTGTTGGGCAGTACCCTCCTTGATGTGTGGGGCACTGCTGCTTTCCAGGTCTTGTTGGTACTGTTTCCGGGTAGTGCCTAGCGTGCACTTCGTCTCAAGGTGACACACGGTGCTGACATGTTCACCAATCTCCGTGCAGTGCTGGTCTACAATGGACGTCTACAGGGACGCACGATCTGCAACAGGCGCCGGGCAGTGCTGCGCTCCAAGCACCTGGGGATGTGATTCTACCTGCACTGGGCACTGCTGTGCTTCATGCTCTGAGCAGTGCTGTGTTCCAAGCTTTGGGATTGGTAGGTTCTGTGCACTGGGCACTGCTGTGCTTCATGCTCTGGGCAGTGCTGTGCTCCAAGCCTTGGGATTGGTAGGTTCTGTGCACTGGGCACTGCTGTGCTTCATGCTCTGGGCAGTGCTGTGCTCCAAGCCTTGGGATTGGTAGGTTCTGTGCACTGGGCAGTGCTGTGCTCCAAGCCTTGGGATTGGTAGGTTCTGTGCACTGGGCAGTGCTGTGCTTCTTGCACTGGGCAGTGCTGTGTTCCAAGCCTTGGGATTGGTAGGGTCTGTGCACTGGGCAGTGCTGTGCTTCATGCTCTGGGCAGTGCTGTGCTCCAAGCCTTGGGATTGGTAGGGTCTGTGCACTGGGCAGTGCTGTGCTTCATGCTCTGGGCAGTGCTGTGCTCCAAGCCTTGGGATTGGTAGGGTCTGTGCACTGGGCACTGCTGTGCTTCTTGCACTGGGCAGTGTTGTGCTCCAAGCCCTGGGATTGGTAGGTTCTATGCACTGGGCAGTGCTGTGCTTCATGGTCTGGGCAGTGCTGTGCTCCAAGCCTTGGGATTGGTAGGGTCTGTGCACTGGGCACTGCTGTGCTTCTTGCTCTGGGAAGTGCTGTGCTCCAAGCCCTGGGATTGGAAGGTTCTATGCACTGGGCAGTGCTGCGCTCCAAGCCCCTGGGAATGTGATTCTTCCTGCACTGGGGACTGCTGTGCTTCATGCTCTGGGAAGTGCTGTGCTCCAAGCCCTGGGGATTACTAGTGTCCATGCGCTGGGCACTGCCTCCATactgttgagggggggggggttactttaCTCCCTGTATTGCGCAGGGTGGGCCTCCATGTTTGGTAAGTGATGAGTCCCACGAGTGCCTATCTACATGGGTGCAGCGTGCCACTCGCCATCAACTGGGtaattcatttcctggcagtggtactGAAGCTCTCCATGCTCTGGGCAGTGCTGCGCTCCTAGCCCTTTAGATTCCTAGTGTCCATGCACTGGGCACTGCTGTGTTCCAGGCCCTGTGGATTGCTATATTTCATGCACTGGGCAGTGCTGCGCTCCATGTCctggggtgtccatgcactgggcaGTGCTGCGCTCCATGTCctggggtgtccatgcactgggcaGTGCTGCGCTCCAGGCCCTGTGGATTCCTAGTGTCCATGATCTGGGCAGTGCTGCGCTCCTGCCTGGCCCTTTAGATTCCTAGTGTCCATGCACTGGGCAGTGTTGTGTTCCAGGCCCTGTGGATTGCTATATTTCATGCACTGGGCAGTGCTGCGCTCCATGTTCctggggtgtccatgcactgggcaGTGCTGCGCTCCAGGTCCTATGGATTCCTAGTGGCCATGATCTGGGCAGTGCTGCGCTCCTGGCCCTTTAGATTCCTAGTGTCCATGCTCTCGGCAGTGATGCGCTCTAGGCCCTGTGGATTGCTACAGTCCATGCTCTGGGCAGTGCTGCGCTCCTGGACCTTTAGATTTCTAGTGTCCATGCACAGGGCACTGCTGTGTTCCAGGCCCTGTAGATTGCTATATTTCATGCACTGGGCAGTGCTGCGCTCCATGTCCTGGGGTGTACATGCACTGGGCAGTGCTGCGTTCCAGGCCCTGTGGATTCCTAGTGTCCATGCACAGGGCACTGCTGTGTTCCAGGCCCTGTGGATTGCTACAGTCCATGCACTGGGCAGTGCTGCGCTCCAGGCCCTGTGGATTGCTACAGTCCATGCTCTGGGCAGTGATGCGCTCCAGGCCCTGTGGATTGCTACAGTCCATGCTCAGGGCAGTGCTGCGCTCCTGGCTCTTTAGATTCCTAGTGTCCATGCACAGGGCACTGCTGTGTTCCAGGCCCTGTGGATTGCTACAGTCCATGCTCTGGGCAGTGCTGCTCTCCTGGCTCTTTAGATTCCTAGTGTCCATGCACAGGGCACTGCTGCGCTCCAGGCCCTGTGGATTGCTACATTTCATGCACTGGGCAGTGCTGCGCTCCATGTCCTGGGGTGTCCATGCACAGGGCACTGCTGCGCTCCTGGCTCTTTAGATTCCTAGTGTCCATGCACAGGGCACTGCTGTGTTCCAGGCCCTGTGGATTGCTACAGTCCATGCTCTGGGCAGTGCTGCGCTCCATGTCCTGGGGTGTCCATGCTCTGGGCAGTGCTGTGTTCCAGGCCCTGTGGATTGCTAGTGTCCATGCTCTGGGCAGTGCTGCGCTCCAGGCCCTGTGGATTGCTACAGTCCATGCACTGGGCAGTGCTGTGTTCCAGACCCTGTGGATTCCTAGTGTCCATGCACAGGGCAGTGCCTCCATACACGGGGTGGGAGGGCGGCCACTTCTCTCCCTGTTTTGCGCAGAATGGACCTCCATGTCTGGGAAGTGATGACTTCCACGCTGTACGCAGTGCCTTCTATCTTCATGGATGCAGCGTGCCACTCTCCGACAGCTGGGTGGTTCACTTACTGTCAGTGGTACGGAAGGTCTCCATGTCTTGGACACTGTTGAAGTCTCGGGCAGTGCCAATCTCTGAAGGGCACATCCAGGAAAGCGCGTTATCCAGGCACGCGGTTCTGTGCTCCACGCCTTGGGCACTGCCCATTCCCATGAACTAACTTGTGCCAGTCTTCATTCACTGGGCAATGCCCCTTGGGCACGGATGTCCATGCGTCGGGCATCGCCGTCCCTCTTGCACGTGTAAGGGGCAGTTCCATTCCAATGGGGCAGTACGCAGTGCCCTTTGATGATCTCAATGAACGGGGCAGGGGCAAGGCCACTGCCATGCAATGGACAGTGGCCCCTCAGTCTTGTGGTGACCTGCTGCCCACCCGGCGCCCTCGCCTCCCTGCTGCATTCCTGGCCGTGTACTGGTACACAGAGGAGTATCCCTTCCGGGTCAGAGGGCAGAAGCGCAGCGTGTGGGCACCGTCGCCGGTAGCCTGGCACTGGGGGCACACATACTGGCGCAGGATGGGGCACTGGACGCGTCCAGCCTGGTCCTTCAGGGTGTGGGAGGTGTACACCCGCTTGGACTCGCCGTTGTGCTTGCAGAAGTTACAGGCGGAGCCCGAGGCCTCTTGGTCCTCTGGGCCTGGGGGTGCAGTGATCTCAGCCTCGGGGGGCGGCAGCAGCGCCCTCTCCCGGTCCGACtccttcctcgccaaggtctcgaCCACATGGGCCAGGCCCAGGTAGTCCCTCCACAGGCTGAAGTCCATGGTGGTTCTGACACACGTGCGCATGTGGTATCTCCTGGTGGGGGTGGCCTCTTCACTGGAGGTCAGGTGACAGTGTGGACCCCACTGCATGCACTCCGTCCTGGTTCAGGTGGCAGTGTGGACCCCACTGCATGCACTCCGTCCTGGTTCAGGTGGCAGTGTGGACCCCACTGCATGCACTCCGTCCTGGTTCAGGTGGCAGTGTGGACCCCACTGCATGCGCTCTTTCCTGGTTCAGGTGGCCTCTTCACTGCATGCGCTCTGTCCTGGTTCAGGTGGCAGTGTGGACCCCACTGCATGCGCTCTGCCCAGATTCCGGTGGCAGTGTGGACCCCACTGCATGCGCTCTGTCCTGGTTCAGGTGGTCCCTTCACTGCATGCGCTCTGCCCTGCTCGAGGTGGCAGTGTGGGACTGCACTGCCTGCGTTCTGCCCTGGTTCAGGGGACCGCCTCTTCCTTGCATGTACTCTGTTTCGGTTCAGATGGCAGTGAGAGGTAGACTCCTCTTAACCATCTCCCCCCTCCCGCCTGCCTGGCTCCCCCTTGTGACCCCCTCTTCACCCCCACACACTTCCTGGAGCCTGGAGGAGTCTTGGTGTTTCCTTCCTGTCAGGAGAAAGCGAAAGCAAAGTTCAGGTGAAGCCATCTCCTGCCGACAGAGGAGTCTTGGACGGGCCCGGCTCCGGGGGGCTGGGAGGAGAGAGACAGGTGTCTGGGAGGAGGAAGACAGGGCCGGCTCCGGGGGGCTGGGTGGAGAGACAGGTGtctgggagaggagagagaggccCGGCTCCGGGGGCTGGCAAGAGAGACAGGTGTCTGGGAGAGGAGAGACAGGGCCGGCTCCGGGGGGATGGGTGGAGAGACAGGTGtctgggagaggagagagaggccCGGCTCCGTGGGCtggcaggagagagagagacaggtgtctgGGAGAGGAGAGACAGGCCCGGCTCCGTGGGCtggcaggagagagagagacaggtgtctgGGAGAGGAGAGACAGGCCCGGCTCCGTGGGCtggcaggagagagagagacaggtgtctgGGAGAGGAGAGACAGGCCCGGCTCCGGGGGttggcaggagagagagagagacaggtgtctgGGAGAGGAGAGACAGGCGCCGTTCCGGGATGATGAGAGGAGAGACAGGTGTCTAGGAGAGGAGAGACAGGCCTGGCTCTGGGGGTGGGCTGAGGAGAGAGAGGAGTCTGAGAGGAGAGATAGGCCTGGCTCTTGGGGGTGGGCTGAGGAGAGAGAGGAGTCTGAGAGGAGATAGAGGCCTGACTCTGGGGGTGGCCTGAGAGGAGAGACAGGTGTGTGGGAGAGGAGAAACAAGCCCGGCTCCGGGATGATGAGAGGAGAAACAGGTGTCTGGGAGAGGAGGGACAATATCAAAACTACAAGTACCAGCATGCATTCTTAAATGAATTAACTGGCTGAATTACTCACATTAAACACAGGGCGAGTGGACACGTGCATTTCAAATCTCAGAAGTGCTCCGGCCTCGGCTCACTTATCTTTGACGCGGATTTATTTGTAGCGGGTACAAAAGCGCTTCTGGCAAAACGTCTCCTGTTCTTCAGAAAGAGAACGACACAGTGTGTGCTTGTGCATTTGTATGAGGTGAAAATAAGACTCGCTCACATCCTTACACTCCAgaagggtagggtgaccagattttggggAGCAAAAagcgggacaggtcagacataaaagaatgaCTCCAGACATTACTcacttttatgtctggcctgtccctttttttgcgtagctttgtgattGTGTGCCTATACGtacgtacgtgtgtgtgtgtgtgtgtgtgtgtgtgtgcatatatatatacacacacacatgtacaagaatacatttataaaattagctatggcttgacctcccaccctgcacccccaacccgcccccacctctCTCTGTcccccactctgtctctctgctcGGAGCAGGCAGGGGACTGGGTCGCCAGAGAGTAACAGATGAAATACttaaattatttcatactttgtaggcctctctaatttatgcttccctagctgatctgacctttgtcccaaaaaccgggacatttatttaatgatctgacctttgtcccaaaaaccgggacatatatttaaaattaggagaagcgtcgggacagtcctgtaaaaaccgggactgtccggggaaatccgggacatctggtcaccctacaaaGGGGTAACTTGTGTTCTGCGTCACGTGTGCGTTGGTTTCTGCCCATATCTGTTCATCCTCCGTTTCTGGCGGCCTCAGGACCACGACCAGTGCTTGTTTATGGCACGGGGATGCTCTGCGCTCCTGCAACCGCATTACAGCGGCttctgcttgttttattttattcatttactattttaaattaaactctatttttcttttcaatatggtCTTTAATATCCTCCCTCCTGCATTCAAGTCCAAAATGTTTAAAGGAAAAAACAGTCCTCCTGAAAACAAAACAGGCGCCCATTCTCTTAATCAACAAACACAGATGTATTTCACTTTGTACGTTTCTAAACCATAACCCATGGCCACACCGGAAGTACTAACATCTCATTTACATGTATTCAACCCTCTGCCCTTCCTTTAAAACCGGCCATCGCTAAAAGCTATTTAGCGGGGGACCCGTGTGATGGAGGCAGCAATCTGTGGGACCCCCTTAGCCAGAAAGGGTGGAGTAAAAAAGCAAACACGGGGCACACAATGCTCGACCTCTTTCAGAGGCGTCCCCTGTTCACAAGACGTTTACAACTTTCTTGCATGAAAGACATTGAAGCTTGCATAAGTTTTTTTGGACCAATCTCTAACAGTTTTTTTATTTCCGATATCGGAGGGTTGCAGCGCCAATATCTGCAGTTGGGTCTTCTAGGCTCCACCTTTAGATGTCAGCTGCGTCCTGCAGTCCTGAAGCTTAGTATGTGCGTGAGAACAGCAGCAGGGCTGGGAGCACAAGGGGCAGCGCAGAAGCAGACCTCTGCAGACACCCAGGCCTGACGGTCAGGTGAACCGAGGCCCAAGACAGACTGAGAGCTATAAAACAATGGAAGCGATGCAGCGTTGCAGGGAACCGCTGTGCCTGGTGTCTGTACTCTGCATCTGTGTGGGGGCGTCATGGTCTGTGTATGgatgtctgtgcttcttggactcggtgtgtgggtgtctgtactgcatCTGTGTGGGGGCGTCATGgtctgtgcatggatgtctgtgcttcttggactccaTGCCTCGGTGTCTGTACTGTATCTGTGTGGGGGCGTCATGCtctgtgcatggatgtctgtgcttcttggactctaTGCCTGGGTGTCTGTACTGTATCTGTGTGGGGCGTcatggtctgtgaatggatgtctgtgcttcttggactctgtgtgtgggtgtctgtactgcatCTGTGTGGGGGCGTCATGgtctgtgcatggatgtctgtgcttcttggactgtgtgtgggtgtctgtactgcatCTGTGTGGGGGCGTCATGgtctgtgcatggatgtctgtgcttcttggactctgtgtgtgggtgtctgtactgcatCTGTGTGGGGGCGTCATGgtctgtgcatggatgtctgtgcttcttggactctgtgtgtgggtgtctgtactgcatCTGTGTGGGGGCGTCATGgtctgtgcatggatgtctgtgcttcttggactccaTGCCTCGGTGTCTGTACTGTATCTGTGTGGGGGCGTCATGCtctgtgcatggatgtctgtgcttcttggactctaTGCCTGGGTGTCTGTACTGTATCTGTGTGGGGCGTcatggtctgtgaatggatgtctgtgcttcttggactctgtgtgtgggtgtctgtactgcatCTGTGTGGGGGCGTCATGgtctgtgcatggatgtctgtgcttcttggactgtgtgtgggtgtctgtacttcATCTGTGTGGGGGCGTCATGgtctgtgcatggatgtctgtgcttcttggactccaTGCCTCGGTGTCTGTACTGTATCTGTGTGGGGGCATCATGCtctgtgcatggatgtctgtgcttcttggactctaTGCCTGGGTGTCTGTACTGTATCTGTGTGGGGCGTCATGgtctgtgcatggatgtctgtgcCTCTTGGACTCCATGCCTCGGTGTCTGTACTGTATCTGTGTGGGGGTGTCATGgtctgtgcatggatgtctgtgcttcttggactccaTGCCTCGGTGTCTGTACTGTATCTGTGTGGGGGCGTCATGCtctgtgcatggatgtctgtgcttcttggactctaTGCCTGGGTGTCTGTACTGCATCTGTGTGGGGCGTcatggtctgtgaatggatgtctgtgcttcttggactctgtgtgtgggtgtctgtactgcatCTGTGTGGGGGCGTCATGgtctgtgcatggatgtctgtgcttcttggactgtgtgtgggtgtctgtactgtatCTGTGTGGGGGTGTCATGgtctgtgcatggatgtctgtgcttcttggactccaTGCCTCGGTGTCTGTACTGTATCTGTGTGGGGGCGTCATGCtctgtgcatggatgtctgtgcttcttggactctaTGCCTGGGTGTCTGTACTGTATCTGTGTGGGGCGTcatggtctgtgaatggatgtctgtgcttcttggactctgtgtg
The Pleurodeles waltl isolate 20211129_DDA chromosome 11, aPleWal1.hap1.20221129, whole genome shotgun sequence genome window above contains:
- the NANOS3 gene encoding nanos homolog 3 → MDFSLWRDYLGLAHVVETLARKESDRERALLPPPEAEITAPPGPEDQEASGSACNFCKHNGESKRVYTSHTLKDQAGRVQCPILRQYVCPQCQATGDGAHTLRFCPLTRKGYSSVYQYTARNAAGRRGRRVGSRSPQD